In Amycolatopsis coloradensis, one genomic interval encodes:
- a CDS encoding lycopene cyclase family protein has protein sequence MTILIAGGGLSGLSLVAHLVTRPESLGPIVVVDDGRRQLATAGWASWSAEPGLLDEAVSRTFDRFHVHAAGRSRIVGLGRYKYRFVRGDDLAAAAGKAAERRGGVVFHRGRITEIRQAGRGAEALVDGEPLRADWVFDSVLGPGPARVDGWLVFRGWHVRTAAPAFDSAVPTFFDFRTPQGRAASFVYVLPRGPQEALVEHTSFAPPRTRGMAYPKEQRSALREYLSTILGVREYAVTREESASLPLSASAVDRRRGSILAIGTKAGLVKASTGYAFQRIQADSAAIARSLAVHGHPFELPKPKARHLLFDSTLLDVVARDPAQLERVFAALFDRSSAEPVLRFLDEESSLPQEGRMFARLPPSLYSAVTRRHR, from the coding sequence ATGACGATCCTCATCGCCGGCGGAGGACTCAGCGGTCTCAGCCTTGTCGCACATCTGGTGACGCGACCGGAGTCCCTGGGGCCGATCGTCGTCGTGGACGACGGTCGTCGGCAGCTCGCGACCGCGGGCTGGGCATCCTGGTCCGCTGAGCCGGGACTCCTCGACGAGGCGGTGTCGCGCACGTTCGATCGGTTCCACGTGCACGCGGCCGGGCGTAGCCGGATCGTCGGCCTCGGCCGGTACAAGTACCGCTTCGTCCGTGGCGATGATCTGGCGGCGGCGGCAGGCAAGGCCGCGGAGAGACGTGGCGGTGTCGTCTTCCACCGCGGGCGGATCACTGAGATCCGGCAGGCGGGCCGGGGCGCGGAAGCCCTTGTGGACGGCGAACCTCTCCGTGCGGATTGGGTGTTCGACAGCGTTCTCGGGCCTGGTCCGGCCCGGGTGGACGGCTGGCTGGTCTTCCGCGGCTGGCACGTGCGCACGGCCGCCCCGGCGTTCGATTCGGCCGTGCCCACCTTCTTCGACTTCCGTACGCCCCAGGGCCGCGCCGCGAGCTTCGTCTACGTCTTGCCGCGGGGCCCGCAAGAAGCTCTGGTCGAGCACACGTCCTTCGCGCCGCCTCGCACACGGGGTATGGCGTATCCCAAGGAGCAACGAAGCGCTTTGCGCGAATACCTCTCCACGATTCTCGGCGTTCGGGAGTACGCGGTCACCCGTGAGGAGTCCGCTTCCCTGCCGCTCTCCGCTTCGGCCGTCGACCGCAGACGCGGCTCGATCCTCGCCATCGGGACCAAAGCCGGGCTGGTCAAGGCGTCGACCGGCTACGCCTTCCAACGTATCCAAGCCGACAGCGCGGCGATCGCGAGGTCGTTGGCGGTCCACGGTCATCCTTTCGAACTGCCGAAACCCAAAGCGAGGCATTTGCTGTTCGACTCCACGCTCCTCGACGTCGTGGCCCGGGACCCGGCTCAGCTCGAACGGGTCTTCGCGGCGTTGTTCGACCGGTCCTCGGCCGAGCCGGTACTGCGGTTCCTCGACGAGGAAAGCTCCCTCCCGCAGGAGGGAAGAATGTTCGCGCGCCTGCCGCCTTCGTTGTACTCAGCGGTGACACGGAGGCATCGATGA